From the Huiozyma naganishii CBS 8797 chromosome 2, complete genome genome, one window contains:
- the GWT1 gene encoding glucosaminyl-phosphotidylinositol O-acyltransferase (similar to Saccharomyces cerevisiae GWT1 (YJL091C); ancestral locus Anc_1.275), translating to MSLLKQRKEDFVSNLNGGTLTEVNYVTSVAVVSYFCWNIFNSASGDEGVNIWVDFILNWVALLASMTLYAKQTGLLMSLMLIPCVIVYFCSKAFTSKPHPIKPVKKGPTKEKIQFKLIKKPYITAYRSHMLIVTCLAILAVDFRVFPRRFAKVETWGTSLMDLGVGSFVFSNGIVAARPLLKSIKKPSFFKRILGAVRSCHTLLILGLLRLYFVKNLEYQEHVTEYGVHWNFFITLSLLPIVLVFIDPIAEYIPRFLIALSISSIYEWFLIKDDVFLTYLILADRTGIVSANREGLVSFLGYCAIFLWGQSVGLFVLGNTPTKNNFYKRSVTPLESFKKYSTWERITTVTPLKGLSISFVCMLALTKGVFETDPRTVSRRFANLPYTLWVVTFNIGFLMCYCLIDMVFKISLTEPKTSVILESMNSNGLILFLLANISTGVVNMSMSTIDASTVNSLLVLLGYSGFIALVSVVLYKMKIFVRL from the coding sequence ATGTCGCTATTGAAACAGCGTAAAGAGGACTTTGTTTCAAATTTAAATGGTGGTACATTGACGGAAGTCAATTATGTCACTTCCGTGGCAGTGGTGTCATACTTTTGCTGGAACATCTTTAATTCGGCATCTGGAGACGAAGGAGTGAATATATGGGTAGATTTCATTCTGAACTGGGTTGCATTACTGGCATCCATGACATTATATGCTAAACAAACAGGACTTCTTATGAGTTTGATGTTGATTCCATGTGTCATAGTTTATTTTTGCTCCAAGGCCTTCACATCGAAACCCCATCCAATTAAGCCAGTAAAGAAGGGCCCtacaaaggaaaaaattcaaTTCAAATTAATTAAAAAACCGTACATTACTGCGTATAGATCGCATATGTTGATTGTGACGTGCTTAGCTATTCTCGCGGTGGATTTCAGGGTCTTCCCTCGCAGATTTGCAAAAGTGGAAACATGGGGCACGTCATTAATGGATCTGGGTGTAGGTTCCTTTGTGTTCAGCAACGGAATTGTAGCCGCACGTCCTCTGTTGAAGTCTATAAAAAAACCCTCCTTTTTTAAAAGGATTTTAGGAGCCGTTAGGTCTTGCCACACTTTACTGATTTTGGGTCTGCTGAGATTGTATTTTGTCAAGAATTTGGAGTATCAGGAACACGTTACTGAGTACGGGGTTCATTGGAATTTTTTCATTACTTTGTCTCTACTACCGATTGTGCTTGTTTTTATCGACCCAATTGCAGAATATATCCCAAGGTTTCTTATTGCCCTGTCAATTTCTTCGATATATGAATGGTTCTTAATCAAAGACGACGTATTCCTGACGTATCTAATTCTGGCAGACAGGACAGGCATTGTCAGCGCAAATAGAGAAGGCCTAGTGTCATTCTTGGGCTACTGTGCAATATTTTTGTGGGGACAAAGTGTTGGATTGTTTGTGTTAGGCAACACGCCGACAAAAAACAACTTCTATAAGCGCTCTGTTACACCATTGgaaagtttcaagaaatacTCGACCTGGGAAAGAATCACCACAGTTACTCCACTTAAGGGTCTCTCCATTTCCTTTGTGTGTATGCTGGCTCTTACAAAGGGCGTCTTTGAAACTGACCCACGTACCGTGTCCAGAAGGTTCGCAAACCTTCCATACACACTGTGGGTTGTTACCTTTAACATTGGATTTTTAATGTGCTATTGTTTGATTGACATggtcttcaaaatttcactTACCGAGCCGAAAACTTCAGTTATTTTGGAATCAATGAACTCTAATGGGttgattttgttcttgttggcAAATATCAGTACTGGTGTAGTCAACATGTCTATGTCAACTATTGATGCTTCAACTGTCAATTCTCTTTTGGTCCTCCTTGGTTATTCAGGCTTTATTGCACTGGTTTCCGTCGTTTTGTACAAAATGAAGATATTTGTAAGACTGTAA
- the DPB11 gene encoding protein kinase activating protein DPB11 (similar to Saccharomyces cerevisiae DPB11 (YJL090C); ancestral locus Anc_1.276), whose product MKPFSGITFCPTGIEEELSKQLRKRIYKLGGEYTTDLMTKVNVIILNNNRDTTKYKFAIKLRPDIVFVESTIVNEIYELWINGEDVTMADHFNFQMYKKQTQRMLLVLQSRYSALPFENYYIFIGRIQDEKYPVPDLERIAKEDGCFKCVSKYFVKDAKTTNPSSNVIFISDTLHGVRIESAMAEDIPIVHPKWIMDCHRRHGTLEYDPFYLTKNVLNQSDEQIGLGACNCWPDVDQRFADQKIPPKPTDNDDLESSARPNSVLLNKFKPEASRLWKRAFSVKMPKTQEDNKKGDFENEPTPQNGTSSSSPNAKIVVPEKSRPIFENCTFTIHPKFTDKHATILIDVIKRNGGVIMTSDLTYPDYLLVPSSIPVDELRIAKNGMAPVATEFFIERCLHYKQLITPVDSWSKPFLRTNKFSIKPTRKLCHNGDSNLHISISGFQGVELLHLKKILKQLSGKGVTYSEYLNNNIDLLVVNLSSLSSIPTTHVLWNNKYSDMFKLNVSANDRSKQSLVCRNFLKMKLEYVKDKHAIPVVTPAFLMELLLNTANVNHRRDNFPKVHINNFNWCISCPKGNTEQFSCEIINDSGSDLPGTNQISGKPPSKTRYKVDMSILEKSNGASGSPTTSLRAKTKEVLDKIKASNEESHKRSNTESLHSIPHLEKESKVDTTYPSPKRQKLSELKRIEPINRTSSWGNMMSNDKLKQGDVLKEADSEADEPYRIPDEIAPDPAYTQIGYGVPKEKLSTKNPLH is encoded by the coding sequence ATGAAACCGTTCAGCGGTATAACATTTTGTCCTACAGGGATAGAGGAGGAACTTTCCAAGCAGTTAAGGAAAAGAATTTATAAACTTGGGGGTGAATATACCACTGATCTAATGACAAAAGTTAACGTGATTATTCTGAATAATAATAGAGATACAACCAAGTATAAGTTTGCTATTAAGTTGCGACCAGATATTGTGTTTGTCGAGTCCACAATAGTTAATGAGATTTATGAACTTTGGATAAATGGGGAAGACGTTACAATGGCGGACCATTTTAACTTCCAAATGTATAAGAAACAAACGCAAAGGATGTTACTTGTCTTACAGTCAAGATATTCTGCCCTACCGTTTGAAAATTATTATATCTTCATAGGGAGGATCCAAGACGAGAAGTACCCTGTGCCAGACTTGGAACGAATAGCCAAGGAGGATGGTTGCTTTAAATGTGTCAGCAAATACTTTGTCAAGGACGCCAAAACTACAAACCCATCTTCCAATGTCATTTTCATCTCAGATACTTTACATGGTGTACGAATAGAGTCCGCGATGGCAGAAGATATTCCAATTGTACATCCCAAATGGATAATGGATTGTCATAGGAGGCACGGTACACTAGAATACGACCCATTTTACCTGAccaaaaatgttttgaacCAATCTGACGAGCAGATTGGCTTAGGGGCTTGCAATTGTTGGCCAGATGTGGATCAGCGGTTTGCTGATCAGAAGATCCCCCCTAAACCCACTGATAACGATGACCTTGAATCTAGTGCAAGACCGAATTCCGTTCTACTAAACAAATTCAAACCGGAGGCCTCACGACTGTGGAAGAGAGCGTTTTCCGTCAAAATGCCTAAAACTCAAGAAGACAATAAGAAGGGggattttgaaaatgaacCAACCCCACAGAACGGCACCAGCAGCTCATCACCCAATGCAAAAATAGTCGTTCCAGAAAAATCAAGACCAATATTTGAGAATTGTACTTTTACCATTCACCCAAAATTCACCGATAAACACGCCACAATTTTAATTGATGTAATAAAGAGAAATGGAGGAGTAATAATGACATCTGATTTGACATACCCTGATTATTTATTGGTCCCCAGCTCCATCCCAGTAGATGAATTACGTATCGCCAAAAATGGCATGGCACCAGTGGCAACGGaatttttcattgaaaGGTGTCTACACTATAAACAACTAATAACACCCGTAGATTCCTGGTCGAAACCATTTCTACGGACCAACAAATTTAGCATTAAACCAACGCGTAAGCTCTGTCACAATGGTGATTCCAATTTGCATATTTCTATTTCAGGCTTTCAGGGTGTCGAATTGCTGCATCTAAAAAAGATCCTAAAACAATTATCGGGGAAAGGTGTAACATACTCCGAATACTTGAATAATAATATTGATCTGCTTGTGGTCAACCTCTCTTCATTATCTAGTATACCTACAACACATGTCCTTTGGAATAACAAGTACAGTGACATGTTTAAACTAAACGTGAGTGCTAACGATAGGAGCAAACAGAGTCTCGTTTGCCgaaacttcttgaagatgaaactTGAGTACGTCAAGGACAAACATGCCATTCCAGTGGTGACGCCTGCCTTTTTGATGGAGCTTCTACTCAATACGGCAAATGTGAACCATAGAAGAGATAACTTCCCAAAGGTACACATCAATAACTTCAACTGGTGTATTTCGTGTCCCAAAGGAAATACAGAGCAATTTTCATGTGAAATTATAAATGACAGTGGTTCCGATTTACCGGGAACGAACCAAATTTCAGGAAAACCACCGTCGAAGACGCGTTATAAAGTGGATATGTCtattttggagaaatcAAACGGCGCAAGTGGGTCTCCCACCACCTCTCTGAGAGCCAAGACCAAGGAAGTGTTAGATAAAATTAAGGCATCCAACGAGGAGTCTCACAAACGATCTAATACGGAGAGCTTACATAGCATCCCTcatttggaaaaagaatCCAAAGTAGATACGACTTATCCGTCTCCAAAACGACAAAAGCTCTCTGAATTGAAACGTATAGAACCGATCAATAGAACGAGCAGTTGGGGTAACATGATGTCCAACGATAAGCTAAAGCAAGGAgacgttttgaaagaagcTGATTCGGAAGCAGATGAACCTTACCGGATCCCGGACGAAATTGCTCCCGACCCTGCGTACACGCAAATTGGTTACGGAGTTCCAAAGGAGAAACTATCTACAAAGAACCCCCTCCATTAA
- the SIP4 gene encoding Sip4p (similar to Saccharomyces cerevisiae SIP4 (YJL089W); ancestral locus Anc_1.277) codes for MESSSSSHSVVSASKSNQRVKFRKNQACDRCRLKKIKCDGLKPTCTNCAKINFLCKTSHKLSRRGLPKGYTEALEQEVVRLQNVLRDQNIEFNKMDVRSTVGDEKELISSTQEQFDRDPGLSHSPVGKTNAALTATEETPGTMKMSLMNDTFHLAPNYYLQTANEYYLGNWTWKTLLEGDSDRNRESVVPSGKEDSWLREVQYQLILRHLELNSQYYYLPQFLVQKYGSNSVLLKKLLLTALNNFFDCHNSLVPILFSQDDWKKSLQEFIENNDNNGQISLNFLLRDKNDPLNLVCMLYIVQLNWNCISPFKLFEMTKFVCTATTNETIQNFQVLLLACYYFMGSSDPADIIRATELLNLAHAKVVTMGLFINARNLVPMMRNKSEGLPNRQNISNSVTKTVSFWCFEFLNGWWSFLQGLPKTDFLVSEFHPRNLSVLNIPSLKPFSLLVDIFLVELDGRNLLQTIKQDQNAKLILSVENFRKVLSDWRLYHDLEEHDELNRAFLLQNKSGEDTGDKPPADGLNYKTHDKVLNVPVINLGKAESVEIQLTLYYLVLLLISHGRFSRQKMIKKSKLNSLAEISFEILSLYYLILVKRTVNEQPKQFEVFHFLPCPNDDVVSMSLECLCQWGEVYNNNVQQKNSKVKQDVQWNFKKYKCFLLQWCQVWYFDNNNEDGGLYSKLSSTYDFDSCNLEVTSMNDNFEPLVGRTKYLNSLSEFQSLGTKNVFLRTDSKAIMDQFNMFSGNNNNFSSIFRQMNTPILGNEMGNALVNNSGGIGQNNNPLLTLLGVKSSNNMSSAYNLSPQGRKQEESDDGYAEDDDEDDESGPLEIPFRRRGSLFQQRHIQPPQDKTFEYDRNASNDQRQSVDHIILENKEGSVMAADQYEINSRNGTIKRPKSRNAESRYPKKRLKHDQDLGTASSNVTVLNVLRSPATSEPRPLPQLLTQGQDQEQQQSAGQLPPPEPVHPQFSPPASTSMALIRSPFASTLVLQENFLNYNGSNLNMRSSENLAGPLVETPRTFVDMMLIPQGNNAERNDDTNASSGTHNYSANNKNPNTSGPCSTNISASNSPAQ; via the coding sequence atgGAATCGAGTTCAAGTTCGCATAGTGTCGTTAGTGCGTCTAAGAGTAACCAGAGAGTGAAATTCAGGAAGAATCAGGCTTGTGATAGGTGCCggttgaaaaaaattaaatgTGATGGTTTGAAACCCACTTGCACAAACTGTGCCAAGATCAATTTCTTATGTAAGACGTCCCATAAATTGTCGAGGAGAGGTCTGCCCAAGGGTTACACCGAGGCCCTAGAACAGGAAGTGGTTCGATTACAAAATGTACTAAGGGACCAAAACATAGAATTTAATAAAATGGACGTCAGGTCCACTGTAGGTGATGAAAAAGAATTAATATCATCCACTCAAGAACAGTTTGATAGGGATCCTGGTTTATCACATTCTCCAGTGGGGAAAACAAATGCGGCTCTCACTgcaactgaagaaactcCTGGTACAATGAAAATGTCCTTAATGAACGATACTTTCCATTTGGCTCCCAATTATTATCTACAAACAGCCAACGAATATTATTTGGGGAATTGGACTTGGAAAACTTTGTTAGAGGGAGACAGTGATAGAAACAGGGAAAGTGTTGTTCCAAGTGGGAAAGAGGATAGTTGGCTGCGCGAAGTACAGTACCAGTTAATTCTTCGTCACCTAGAGTTAAACTCCCAATATTACTACTTGCCCCAATTCTTGGTACAAAAATACGGTAGTAATTCTGTGCTgctgaaaaaattgttGTTAACAGCCCTAAATAACTTCTTTGACTGTCACAATTCACTGGTACCCATCCTCTTCTCGCAAGATGACTGGAAAAAATCTTTACAAGAATTTATTGAGAACAATGATAATAATGGTCAGATAAGTTTGAATTTTCTACTGAGAGATAAAAACGATCCATTGAACCTCGTGTGCATGCTTTATATTGTCCAACTGAATTGGAACTGTATTTCTCCCTTTAAACTGTTCGAAATGACCAAGTTCGTATGCACGGCAACAACCAACGAAACCATACAAAactttcaagttctttTGCTGGCGTGCTATTATTTCATGGGGAGTAGCGATCCAGCAGATATTATTCGAGCCACAGAGTTGTTAAACTTGGCTCACGCAAAAGTTGTCACTATGGGACTCTTCATCAATGCCCGAAATTTAGTCCCCATGATGCGGAATAAATCAGAAGGACTACCAAATAGACAAAATATAAGCAACAGTGTCACCAAgacagtttctttttggtgCTTTGAATTCCTAAATGGGTGGTGGAGTTTCTTGCAGGGACTACCAAAGACTGATTTCCTGGTTAGTGAATTTCATCCTAGAAACCTTTCAGTTTTAAATATTCCAAGTTTGAAACCATTCAGTTTACTagttgatatttttttagtTGAGTTGGATGGGAGGAACCTACTACAAACGATAAAACAAGACCAAAACGCAAAATTGATTCTAAGCGTCGAGAACTTCAGAAAAGTACTATCAGACTGGAGACTATATCATGACTTGGAAGAGCATGATGAACTTAACAGAGCATTCTTATTACAGAATAAAAGTGGTGAAGATACAGGGGATAAACCACCCGCTGATGGTTTAAACTACAAAACACATGATAAAGTGTTGAACGTGCCGGTCATCAATTTGGGGAAGGCAGAAAGTGTAGAGATCCAACTAACACTGTACTATTTGGTGCTACTCTTAATTTCGCATGGAAGATTTTCAAGGCAAAAAATGATAAAGAAGTCTAAGCTGAATTCCTTGGCAGAAATATCCTTTGAGATCCTTTCTCTCTATTACCTCATTTTAGTAAAGAGGACAGTTAATGAACAACCTAAGCAGTTCGAggttttccattttttaCCCTGTCCAAACGATGACGTTGTGTCAATGAGTCTGGAATGCCTATGCCAATGGGGCGAGGTTTATAACAACAACgtacaacaaaaaaatagcaAAGTTAAGCAGGATGTTCAATGgaacttcaagaaatatAAGTGCTTTCTGTTACAGTGGTGTCAGGTGTGGTATTTCGACAATAATAATGAAGACGGTGGATTATATTCCAAACTGTCATCGACCTATGATTTTGACTCATGTAACTTAGAGGTAACCTCTATGAATGATAATTTTGAACCTCTAGTGGGTAGAACCAAATACTTGAACTCGCTTTCTGAATTCCAGTCTCTGGGAACGAAGAATGTTTTCCTTCGCACAGATTCCAAGGCTATCATGGATCAGTTTAATATGTTTTCAGGAAATAATAACAACTTCTCGTCTATCTTTAGGCAGATGAACACTCCTATCCTCGGGAATGAGATGGGCAATGCGCTTGTTAACAATTCCGGTGGTATTGGCCAAAATAATAACCCACTGCTGACATTACTAGGTGTGAAAAGTAGCAACAATATGAGTTCTGCATACAATCTCTCTCCCCAGGGCAggaaacaagaagaatcTGATGATGGTTATGccgaggacgacgacgaggacgatgaaTCAGGTCCGTTGGAGATCCCGTTTAGAAGGAGAGGATCTCTCTTTCAACAGCGGCATATACAGCCGCCACAGGACAAAACCTTTGAATACGACCGTAATGCGTCCAACGATCAGCGGCAGAGCGTCGATCATATAATTTTAGAGAATAAAGAAGGTTCCGTGATGGCGGCTGATCAATATGAGATCAACTCTCGAAACGGTACGATAAAGAGGCCCAAAAGTAGGAACGCCGAGAGCAGATATCCGAAAAAAAGACTGAAGCATGACCAGGACCTAGGCACTGCTTCTAGCAATGTGACAGTTCTCAATGTTTTGCGAAGCCCAGCCACTAGCGAGCCCAGGCCGCTCCCCCAACTTCTGACTCAGGGACAAGACCaagagcagcaacagtcTGCTGGCCAACTTCCACCACCAGAACCGGTCCATCCGCAGTTTTCCCCACCAGCCTCCACGAGCATGGCTCTAATCCGGTCACCGTTTGCATCTACGTTGGTACTACAGGAGAATTTTCTCAACTACAACGGATCAAACCTCAACATGAGGTCTTCCGAAAACCTGGCAGGCCCTCTTGTGGAAACACCACGGACTTTTGTGGACATGATGCTCATCCCTCAAGGCAACAACGCCGAGAGAAACGATGACACAAATGCAAGTAGCGGAACGCATAACTACTCTGCGAACAACAAAAATCCAAACACCTCTGGACCATGCAGCACCAATATCAGTGCCAGTAACAGTCCTGCGCAGtga
- the ARG3 gene encoding ornithine carbamoyltransferase (similar to Saccharomyces cerevisiae ARG3 (YJL088W); ancestral locus Anc_1.279) — translation MRHLVSIKDLTDEEFTVLVNRAEHFKKVFKNNDSTDFQKNHLKLLGRTVALIFSKRSTRTRISSEGAAAFFGAQPMFLGKDDIQLGVNESFYDTTKVVSSMVACVFARVNSHSEIQALCKHSSVPIINSLCDRYHPLQAICDMLTIKEQLDYEKNKLKVTWIGDANNVINDMAIACLKLGMDVAIATPAGIEMDQEIVDAAAEITKRNGTKIEYTHDSKAASKGAHILVTDTFVSMGEEFAKVAKLKQFQGFQINQELADVADPNFKFMHCLPRHHEEVTDDIFYGKHSIVFEEAENRLYAAMAAIDVFVNNKGDFNHIQD, via the coding sequence ATGCGTCATCTAGTGTCAATTAAGGATCTCACCGATGAGGAGTTCACCGTGTTGGTGAACAGAGCTGAgcatttcaaaaaagtgttcaagaacaatGATTCCACGGACTTCCAGAAGAACCATTTGAAACTTCTTGGTAGAACTGTTGctttgatcttttccaaaagatccACTAGAACTAGAATATCTTCCGAAGGTGCTGCTGCGTTCTTTGGTGCTCAGCCCATGTTTTTGGGTAAGGACGACATCCAATTGGGTGTCAATGAATCCTTCTACGACACTACGAAAGTTGTCTCCTCCATGGTGGCCTGTGTATTTGCTCGTGTAAACAGCCACTCGGAGATTCAAGCACTTTGCAAGCATTCGAGCGTTCCAATCATTAACTCGTTGTGTGACCGTTACCATCCGTTACAGGCAATTTGTGATATGCTCACGATTAAAGAACAACTAGATtacgagaagaacaaattgaaagtTACTTGGATTGGTGATGCTAATAATGTGATCAACGATATGGCTATTGCTTGTCTGAAGCTAGGTATGGACGTTGCAATTGCTACTCCAGCGGGCATTGAGATGGACCAAGAGATCGTGGACGCTGCAGCAGAAATCACAAAGAGGAATGGGACCAAGATTGAATACACACACGACTCAAAGGCCGCCTCTAAGGGGGCACATATCCTTGTTACGGACACTTTCGTATCCATGGGTGAAGAATTTGCGAAAGTGGCTAAACTGAAACAATTCCAAGGATTTCAAATTAATCAGGAACTGGCTGATGTAGCAGACCCaaatttcaagttcatGCACTGTCTACCAAGACACCACGAAGAAGTTACAGATGATATATTCTATGGTAAACACTCCATTGTCTTCGAAGAGGCTGAAAACAGATTATACGCTGCCATGGCAGCAATCGATGTTTTTGTCAATAACAAGGGCGATTTCAACCACATACAAGATTGA
- the TRL1 gene encoding tRNA ligase (similar to Saccharomyces cerevisiae TRL1 (YJL087C); ancestral locus Anc_1.280), which yields MSEVEELIVKLQQNAQLSSRGRAIERDCFITDKSGKERKIQSWKFNEWDYGKNNITLPCNARGLFISADGIGQPRIMARGYDKFFNIDEVAKTHWDWIKDNTQGPYEVSVKANGCIIFISGLEDGTLAVCSKHSIGHRDDVDRNHAEAGEKSLLDQLAKIGMDPTTLALDLFSQNITAVAEYCDDSFEEHILEYVGERSGLYLHGVNMNTSAFHTWPLSKVNELANRYNFKKVECLTFDSIEELQNLFNECSKTGVYHGVEIEGFVIRSHLQQDDKASFFFKYKLEEPYLMYRQWREVTKDYINTKSRVFKFKKHKFITNKYLDFVIPLLDNDATLCENYLKGFGIIKLRNLFLKSYGMTGFEILNSEKINELENKNAIDYEKVDENTKFLIFPISVIGCGKTTTAITLKNLYPESWAHVQNDDVHGKDKSQLMKRSLGQLSKAGVKCVFVDRNNHQFKERQQLFQWLNDLKEDFLPYNQNIKVIGVSFAPYDKMDKIKTVTVKRVLERGDNHQTIKLQKYGEQKIVGIMSGFWRRYQPVVKDKSPDNLFDLLIELPYNEVNSSLINTKIILENLHREYPILVPEIPDENAIKSSFDLSLEHKIPIKPGSSTPNTKEKKNKPAKKDPLLKPKKLKPVYFSANVSVDLVKSAIDTLIMQNLGKIAEEGNQYLTSLFAEDKFQKAFHVTLSHRAQSSSNSGDERGKRNWERYTKHYEPIIKMSESTNNSQENTALPIRTGDIVSMRLSKLIWDDKIVTIIVDLLENTDNSIAVRSAEREVINGLNCTNLIPHITIGILQDGVKAYYSNELCNKIASGGNTSGCFELNFVDSKVFDAEVYINL from the coding sequence ATGTCAGAAGTTGAGGAACTGATAGTAAAACTACAGCAAAATGCACAGTTATCCTCCCGCGGAAGAGCAATAGAAAGGGATTGCTTTATAACGGATAAGAGTGGAAAGGAGAGAAAGATCCAGAGCTGGAAGTTTAATGAGTGGGATTACGGTAAGAACAACATCACTCTACCGTGTAACGCTCGAGGACTTTTTATTTCTGCCGATGGTATAGGACAACCAAGGATTATGGCAAGAGGATACGAtaagtttttcaatattgACGAGGTCGCCAAAACTCATTGGGACTGGATCAAAGATAATACACAGGGACCCTATGAGGTTTCTGTGAAGGCTAACGGCTGCATTATATTTATATCAGGACTGGAAGATGGTACTTTGGCTGTCTGCTCCAAACATTCAATTGGTCACCGTGACGACGTCGACAGAAATCATGCTGAAGCGGGTGAGAAATCTTTACTAGATCAGCTAGCGAAGATTGGGATGGATCCAACAACTCTGGCATTGGATTTGTTTTCTCAAAACATCACGGCAGTTGCAGAATATTGTGATGACTCCTTTGAAGAGCATATCTTAGAATACGTGGGAGAACGGAGTGGCCTGTATCTGCACGGTGTTAACATGAACACGAGCGCATTTCACACATGGCCACTCTCAAAAGTGAACGAGCTGGCGAACAGATAtaatttcaagaaagtggaatGTTTGACGTTTGattcaattgaagaattaCAGAACTTATTCAACGAGTGTTCAAAGACAGGCGTGTACCATGGAGTGGAGATCGAAGGGTTTGTTATCCGATCACATTTACAGCAAGACGATAAAGcttcgttcttcttcaagtataAACTTGAAGAGCCTTATCTGATGTATAGACAGTGGAGAGAAGTTACCAAGGACTACATCAATACGAAATCACGagtcttcaaattcaagaaGCATAAATTTATCACAAACAAGTACCTCGATTTTGTGATTCCATTATTAGATAATGATGCAACACTGTGTGAAAACTATCTCAAGGGGTTTGGAATAATCAAGCTGCGcaatttgtttttgaaatcTTACGGTATGACAGGTTTTGAAATATTGAACAGTGAAAAAATCAACGAGCtagaaaataaaaatgcGATCGACTATGAAAAAGTGGATGAAAACACCAAGTTTTTAATATTCCCAATCTCTGTAATAGGATGTGGAAAGACTACAACTGCGATTACTTTGAAGAACCTTTACCCAGAATCGTGGGCCCATGTTCAAAATGACGATGTTCATGGTAAAGATAAATCACAGCTAATGAAGAGATCGTTAGGGCAATTAAGCAAAGCTGGAGTAAAGTGTGTTTTTGTTGATAGAAATAACCATCAATTTAAGGAACGCCAACAACTTTTCCAATGGTTGAATGATCTGAAGGAGGACTTCTTGCCATATAATCAAAATATCAAGGTGATTGGTGTTTCATTTGCGCCATACGATAAAATGGATAAGATCAAGACTGTAACTGTAAAAAGAGTTTTGGAAAGGGGTGATAACCATCAAACTATCAAGCTACAGAAATATGGTGAGCAAAAAATCGTTGGTATCATGAGTGGGTTTTGGAGGAGATACCAACCTGTTGTCAAGGATAAATCACCCGATAACTTGTTTGATTTACTTATAGAGTTGCCATACAATGAAGTAAATTCGTCTTTGATTAATACCAAGATCATCCTTGAAAATTTACATAGGGAATACCCCATCCTAGTGCCTGAGATCCCTGATGAAAATGCTATTAAGAGTAGTTTTGATCTTAGCTTGGAGCACAAGATCCCTATAAAACCAGGATCATCGACCCCAAATacaaaggagaagaagaataaaCCGGCAAAAAAAGATCCCTTACTcaaaccaaaaaaactcAAGCCAGTATACTTTTCTGCCAATGTTTCTGTCGACTTGGTTAAATCTGCTATTGATACTTTAATAATGCAAAATTTAGGGAAGATTGCTGAAGAGGGAAATCAATACCTGACTTCCCTGTTTGCGGAAGACAAATTTCAGAAGGCATTCCATGTTACGCTGAGCCACCGAGCTCAAAGTAGTTCTAATAGTGGTGACGAGAGGGGAAAAAGGAACTGGGAACGGTACACAAAGCACTACGAGCCCATAATCAAGATGTCTGAAAGTACTAACAATTCACAGGAAAATACCGCATTGCCCATAAGAACTGGGGACATTGTTAGTATGAGGTTATCAAAGTTGATTTGGGATGACAAGATTGTCACTATTATTGTCGACTTATTGGAAAATACAGACAATTCGATAGCTGTGAGATCCGCTGAAAGAGAGGTAATAAATGGACTCAATTGTACAAACCTGATTCCTCATATAACTATTGGGATATTGCAGGATGGTGTGAAGGCGTATTATTCCAACGAACTGTGTAACAAGATTGCCAGTGGTGGAAATACTTCTGGCTGTTTCGAATTGAATTTCGTTGATTCAAAGGTCTTTGATGCCGAGGTGTATATAAACTTATAG